The Streptomyces sp. NBC_01439 genome contains the following window.
GGGCTGGGGGCCGACTCGGAGCAGCGACCCGGTTCGCCACTGCCGGGTGGTCAGGAGCGGGCACTCGGCCGAGCCACACGGGTTCGCCGCGTCGATACGACGCGACTGCGCAGACCATCCCTTATCTTGCATTTTGTCGGGCAGGCTGGTTCGCGTCAGGCGCGTCAGCGCGCGGTCGGCTCGGCGGGCCCTCGACAGGCAGGAGCAGAGTCATGGCGGAGCGCCCCGAGGTGTCCGACGGCCCCGCGCAGCCACCTCCGCGCGACTGCGTCAACGAGCCGATCGCCGGGATCGTGGCCGAGTTCGTGGGCGAGCGGATGGGGGACCGCGTGGCCCAGGGGCAGGACCCCCTCCTGCGCCCGGTCTTCGCCAAGTTCCACGGTGCGGCCCGCGGCGTGCTGACGGTCGCCCCCGACCTGCCGCCCGAGCTCCGCATCGGTTTCCTCGAAGCCGCGGCGGACCAAGGCGGGCTGACCGCCTGGGTGCGCGTCTCCAGCGACACCCAGCCGGAGCGGCCGGACCTACGCAGGACCGTTGGGTGGGGCATCAAGCTGTTCGGCGTGCCCGGGCCGAAGCTGCTGCAGGACGACACCCGGGCCGACACCCAGGACCTCGTGCTGCAGAACCATGACGTCTTCTTCGTCGACACGGCCCGGGACATGTGCGAGTTCCAGCTGGACCCGGCCGTGTACCAGCAACAACACCCCCTCACCCGGCAGATCCTCACGGACATGCGCAAGCCCGTCGAGAGCACGCTCACGTCGACGTACTGGGGCGTGCTGCCGTACTCGTTCGGACCGGACCGGCACGTGAAGTACAAGCTCGCCCCGGCCGGCTGCGCGGACGGCGACCCCCGGGCGACACCGCCGGACGAAGACCCCTCCTTCCTGCGCGGGGACCTGCACCACCGGCTGGCCGCCGGCCCGGCCGCCTTCGACCTGCTGCTCCAGTTCCGGACGGACCCGGACCGGATGCCGCTGGACCGGGCCACCGTGCGCTGGGAGGAGGGCGAGAGCGCGCCCGTGAAGGTGGCGACGCTGACCCTGCATCAGCAGGACACGACCGCACGGGGGCAGGAGGAGTACGGGGACAACCTCGCTTTCAACCCCTGGCACGGCCTGTCGGAACACCGGCCCGTCGGCAGCATCGCGGAGGCCCGCAAGGTCGTCTACCACGCGGCGGCGGCCCGGCGGCGCGACGCCAACGGCACTCCGGCGGCCGAACCCGGTCCCGCACGGCCGGCGGGTACCGAACCGCACGGACGCGACACCCGGATCGTACGGGCCGCCGTGCACCCGGCGATCGGGGTGGCCAGGGTCGGCGACAGCGCGGAGGAGTTCTTCCTCGCCCCGGAGGTCGACGGGGCTCCCCCACCAGCCACCGGCACGTACAAGGACGCGAGGGGCGCGCTCAAGCGGCAGGCCGTCCGGTTCCGGGTGTACGGCTACAACGCCGCGGGCGAGGCGGTTGCCGAGCTGACGGCGGACAACGCCGACCTGCGCTGGACCGTGGAGGTGGCCAACAAGAAGGCCGCCTGGTACCAGTTCCAGCTGGCACTGGACATCCCCGAGGCGGCACAGGCCCCCGCGACCACGCTGCGCAACCTCACCACGGTGCCCGCCGGGGAGCGACACCGGCTGGCCATCACACCCGGGCGCCGCTCGATCCGGGGCCGCGACCGCGCGGGGAAGCCCGAGTACGCCTTCGACTCGGGCACGTTCCTTGGGCACCCCGTCTACCTGGGCGAGCTGCGCACCGATGGCGCCGGCCGCCTGCTCTTCCTCGGCGGACGCGGCGTGTCCGCCTCGTACCCCACCGCCCAGGCGACGCACTTCGCCAACAACGACGGCTGGCACGACGACACCTGCGACGGCCCGGTCACCGCGCAGGTCCGCATCGACGGCAGGGACGTCCCGGTCGATCCGGCCTGGGTGGTGGTCGCTCCCCCGAACTTCGCACCGGAGCTGAAGTCGGTGCGCACGATGTACGACCTGATGTACGACACCTTCGTGGGTGCGGGCATGCTGGCACCCCCGGAGCGGGTCTCGTTCACCCACGACGTGCTACCGGTGCTGCGCCGCCTGTGCGAGCTGCAGTGGGTCAACCGCGGCATCGCGGCCCTGTTCGGGCACGGTGGGCGCGAGCACTTCCTGGCCCCCGAGCGACTGGCGGAGCTGGCCGGCCACGGCGCCCGGCGCGACGAACTGCGCCGGCAGATCTGGGCGATGATGCGGGATCCCGACCGCGACGGGCTCTCCCCCGTGCCCTGGCCGCCGATCTACGGCGACTCGATGAGCGTGCGACCGGTCTCCGCCCGGCAGCACCTGGCGCTCTCCCCGTTGCAGTACGGCATGCTCGCCCGCTGGGCCGCCGGGGACTTCGACGCCGACCACGATCCACGGGCCGCACCGCCCGCGGCGCTCGACGGCCTACCGCTCGCGCAGCGCCCCGCGGCCCTCGACCGGGCCGCCCTGTCCTACTGCCTGGCCGACGCCTTCCACCCCGGCTGCGAGCTCACCTGGCCGATGCGTCACGCCACCTTGTACTCCGCACCCTTCCGCGTGCGCCACCGCGACCCCGCCCGGCCCGAACCCGATTACGGCTCCACGCTCACCCCGCAGACGGCGCTCGGCCTCGACGGTCCGGTGTACGCCCAGGAGCCGGGCGGTCTGACCCGCTGGATGGCCGTGCCCTGGCAGACCGACACCGCCCGCTGCCGCTCCGGTTACTACTTGGGCTTCGGGCCGCGGTACGACCCGTACCTGCCCACCTTCTGGCCGGCACGGGTGCCCAACCACGTGTTGACGGAGGAGAACTACCGGACCGCCATCGACCCGGCCGCCGACCCCGAGGACCGTCGCACCGCCTTCGAGGACAGGGCGGTGTGGGACAGGTGGCTGCCGTCCGACCGCATCGCCCAGATGAACGCCATGGTCAAGGACTTCGGCAAGCTCGGCATCGTCGCACGGCGGGAGGGCCCGGCCGCCGACGACGGTAGTGACTCCGGCTCAAGCGACGGCTCAAGCGACGGCTCCGGCCCCAGTGACGTGGTGAGTCTCCCCGCAACGATGCTGGTGGAGTCAGAGGTGAGCTTCCATCCCGAACAGGCTCCGCCCCCGCTGCGGAACCTCGTGTGCCTGCACGTGCCCGAGGCCGCCGATCCCGCGGTGCGGGAGGAAGCGGTGGCCGCCGCCATCGCCGCTGCCGGCCGGCCGGACGGGGAGGTGCTGGCGGGGTACTTCGAGAAGGTCGCCCGCTTCCCGGAGGCGCCGTGACCGCTCGGACCGGCCCGGTTCCCCTCACCGGGCGGTTCGAGGCCGTCGTGGCCGGGGGCGGCCCGGCCGGGGCCGTCGCCGCTCTGGTCCTGGCCCGGGCCGGCCGACACGTCCTGCTGGTGGACGGGGGCCCGTCGGGCGCGGCCTCCGCCGCCTTCACGATCGGCGAGACCCTGCCGCCCGCGGCCCGGCCGCTCCTGCACGATCTGGGGCTCTCGTCCGCCTTCGCCTCCGACGCGCACCTGAGCTGCCCGGGTACCGAGGCGTCCTGGGGATCCGTCCAGTTGCACGGCCACAGCCACCTGTTCGACCCGCACGGCCACGGTTGGCACCTCGACCGTGCCCGTTTCGACGCCTCGCTGCGCGAGGCCGCGGTGGCCGCGGGCGCACTGATCCGGCGGGCCGTCGTGATCGGCCACTGCAGCGCGGTCGGGGAGCAGCACCTTCTGGTACGGGAGCGGGGCGGCAGCGTGCGGGAGGTGCGTTCCCGTTGGGTCGTGGACGCGACCGGCCGCCGGGCCCTGATCGGCCGCCGTCTGGCCCGGCGCCGCCGGCAGGACCGCCTCGTGGCCGCGTTCGCGCTGCTCGGCGCGTGCGGGGCGGACGGTCACCCCGGAGACCTGGAACTGCGCACCCTCGTCGAGGCGGTGCCCGAGGGCTGGTGGTACACCGCCAGGGTCCCCGCCGGGCGGGTGGTCGCCCATCTCACCGACGCCGACCTCGCCCCTGCCGGGCTGCGCACCGCGGACGGGTTCCGGTGCGCGGCGGCCCGTACCCGGCACGTACGGGACCGCCTGAGCGGGTACGACCCGGCCGACTCCCCCGCGCCGCACTGGACGGCCGCCCACGGACTGCGGCTGTCCCCGCCGGTCGGCCCCGGATGGGTCGCCGCCGGGGACGCCGCGATCGCCTTCGACCCCCTGTCCTCCCAGGGCATCCTCACGGCCCTGCACGCCGGGGCCCGCGCCGGCCGGGCCGTCGACCGGTGCCTGGCCGGCGACACGGGCGCCCTCGCGTCCTACGTCTCGTTCCTGGACGGCGTCGCGGACGCCTACCACCACCATCACGCGCAGTCCTACGCCGAGGAGCGGCGGTGGCCGGCGCACCCGTTCTGGCGCCGCCGGAACGGGTGGCGGCACTGACCCGGAGGGCGACGGTCGGGGTCCGCGCGACGTTCCGTGCGCATCGGCACTCCCGGTGCTCACGGAAACCGGCGAGGTGACACCATGCGGTGTCATGGCAGAGGACAACACCCATGCGTTTCAGGCGGGCCAGACGGGGCTCATCGTTCGGATCCCGGAGGCGGAGCCGTCCGTCCGCAGGTGGCGTGAGCGGCTCGACCCCTCGGCCCGGGCCGGGGTTCCGGCCCATGTCACCGTGCTCTTCCCGTTCCTCCACGAGAGCCGCGTGGACGGGCTCGTCCACTGCGCCCTCGCGGACGTGCTGGGCCGGCAGCCCGCCTTCGACCTGCGGTTCGAGAAGTGTGGGCGGCTCCCGGACGTGCTGTATCTCGTACCTGAGCCGGACACGCAGTTGCGTCGGCTCACGGAGGCGATCGCCGGTCGTTGGCCCGAGGCTCCTCCGTACGGCGGCCGATTTGCCGAGGTCGTGCCGCACCTGACCATTGCTCAAGGCCAGGAAGACAGCCTCCTGGAGGAGATCGAGACCGACCTCGCGGTCAGACTCCCGTTCACCTCCCGCGTCTCCTCGGTCGAGCTCATGGTGCACGACGGGACGAAGTGGCAGGAACGGGCGTCGTTCGCGCTCGGAGAACGACGCCGGCCCTGAGGTCCGGCCGAACCGCCTACGGCCGCTCGAAGAGCTGCAGCACCCCGCCGAACGAGAAACACAGTGCACCGGTCAGCGTCCCCCAGTTGGCGATGTCGACGTTGACCAGGCTTCCGGTCGCGGGGCGGGTGAAGGCAGCCAGCGCGGAGACCATGAAGAGGATCGAACCGAGCTGGTTCACCGCCACGACCCACCACCCGAGACTGCGGGAGCGGACGCACGGCCAGGGTCGATGGCAGATCTCGACGAAGGCGAGGTGCCCCGACACGAGGAACAGCACGCACCCGATGACGTCCGGAGTCCAGATCAGCCGATTGACCTGCCTGACGGTGAGGCCCTCCAGGAAGGAGTCCAGCAGGTTGACGCCGAACACGAGCGTTCCGGCGAACAGGACGAACGTACTCAGCCAGTCCAGCCGCATCGGCTCGTACCCCCACCACCGCCAGCCGGCGGTGACCTGGAAACCGCCACCCCGGGCGTGCCGGGGCGCGTTCAATACCTGCAGGACCGAGACGTAGCCCCCGGTGCTGAAGAACAGCCCCCCGACGAGGTACACCCATGCGCTGACCAGCGGATCACCGGAACCGAACTGCGAGACCGCGGCGCCGACGGCGAACAACGCCCCGCCGATGACGAACGCACCGGAAGCCACGACGTTGACCCTGCGCAGACGGCGCAATGCGCCGGGCTCGGCGGTCGAGACCCGGCCGGCCGGGTCCCCCGGGCCCCGGACCAGCAGCGTGCCGCGCTTGCGCGCCAGCCGCGAATCCCAGACCACCGTGTCCCCCTCGGGACGCCGCCAGGTGCGCCGGGTGACGAACGGTCCTGCGCCTTCGACGCTCTCCAGAGGCTGTCCCACGATCTGAGACTAGTCCCGAGGACGACACCCGACCGTCAGCGAAACGACCCCCATCGACCGCCCGGCCGGCCGAGATGCGCGCGTCCCGTCCCCGTGCCGTGACCCGGTTGGCGGAGTCCCGGGCGCCGGATCCGCGGTGAACGCGCACAGTGGGTGCTCAGGGCGCTGCGACCGAACGGAACGGAAGTGCGGCGAACGGCCTCAGGCACGCCCGTACACCTCGTACGAGTCGGACTCGGGCGGATGGATACCGGTCCCGTACCTCGGCCACGGAGCGCCCCGGCGCCGACGCGTGAGGATGCCCGCCATGACCGAGCCCACCCAGTCCGCGCAGGCCACCCGGTCCGTGCAGGCCGCCGAGTCGATCCCGTCCGACCACGTCATCGTCCTCTTCGGCGCTACGGGAGACCTGGCCCGGCGCAAACTGCTGCCCGGCCTGTTCCATCTCGCCAAGGCGGGGCTGATGCCGCCGCGCTACCGCATCGTCGGCTCCGCCCCGGCGGCCGAGGCCCTGAGCGACCAGGATTTCCGCTCCCACGCCCGGCAGGCCGTGGCGGAGTTCGGGCGCTCGCGCCCCGAGGGCCCCGTTTGGCAGGAGTTCGAGTCCGCCCTGTCCTTCGGTGCGGCCGATCCGGAGGCCCCCGAGCCGCTGGTGGCGGCGGTGCGCGCGGCCGAGCAGGCCGTCGGCGGCACTCCGCGGCGGCTGTTCCACCTGGCCGTCCCGCCCGTCGCGTTCACCTCGATGGTCGAACTCCTCGGCGCCACGGGCCTCGCCCAGGACGCCCGTGTCATCGTCGAGAAGCCCTTCGGGACCGACCTCGCGTCCGCCCGCGCGCTCAACGCGGCCATCCACGCCGTGTTCGACGAGTCCCGCGTGTTCCGCATCGACCACTTCCTCGGCAAGGAGGCGGTGGACAACATCCTCGCCCTCCGGTTCGCCAACGGCCTCTTCGAACCCCTCTGGAACCGCGAGCACATCAGCCACGTGCAGATCGACGTGCCCGAGCAGATCGACATCCAGGGCCGCGCGCACTTCTTCGAGGGCACCGGAACCTTCCGCGACATGATCGTCACCCATCTCTTCCAGCTGCTCGGGTTCGTCGCGATGGAACCGCCGGTCGTGCTCGACGCGCAGTCGCTCCGGGACGAGCAGGTCAAGGTCTTCCGCAGCCTGCGGCCGCTGGATCCCGGGCACGTCGTCCGCGGACAGTACACGGGCTACCGCGCCGTGCCCGGGGTCGATCCGGCCTCGGACACCGAGACCTTCGCCGCCCTGCGCGTCGAGATCGACAACTGGCGCTGGGCCGGCGTCCCCTTCCTCCTGCGCTCCGGCAAGGCACTGGCCGAGGGCCGGCACGTCGTCACCCTGGGCTTGCGCGAACCCGTCCTCGGCATGTTCCCCCTGAACGCGCGTGCCGCCGTCGACGGCCGGGGCAACGAGCTCGTGATCGACTTCGCCGATCCCGGCTCCATCACCGCCCGGTTCCTCGTCAAAGAGCCCGGCCCGTCGATGTGCTTGGCGGAGGCCGACATGGTCTTCGGCTACCGGAGCTCCTTCACCGCCGACAACTCCCTGGAGGGCTACGAGCACCTCCTCCTGGAAGCCATGCTCGGCGACCAGTCCTTCTTCACCCGCTCCGACGGCATCGAACGCCTGTGGGAGGTCTCGGCCCCGCTGCTGGACGCACCCCCGCCCGTGGAACCGTACGCCCCGGGAACCTGGGGGCCCGACAGCATCGACGCACTCGTGGCCCCGCACCGCTGGCACCTTCCCGACCGACGTTGAGGGGACGGGCTCCGGTCGGGTTCCGGCTCCGCCGGGCGGCGGCCGGGCGGGCCCGTTCGGCGGCGCAGGCGCAGCCCGACGCATGGGCCACCTGGGTGAGGGGGCCCCGGACGTCCTCGCCCCGCAGCCAGAACTTCACGGCGCGGGGCGAGGGTCGGGGCCGCTTCTACCGGGACCGCTTCTACTTCGCGTACGGGGCGGCGGGGTGGAAGTTGATGCGCTCGCGGACCACGGGGAAGCCGGCCTTGGCGAAGTTCGCAGCCATGGGGAAGTTGCCCCGGTCCGTGGCTCCGGTCACGGCCTCGGCGCCGTGCTCCACCAGGAAGTGGGTGCACTCCGCGAGGAGGTCGTAGGCGTAGCCTCGGCCGCGGTGTTCCGGGAGGACGCCGATGAAGCCGATGGTCGGTCCGGAGGGGTTGTGTGCGGGAATGTGGATGCCGGCCAGGTCGCCGTCGGGTGTGCGGGCGACCTGCCACCACTCCCTCGGGGACGGGCACCAGTGGAAGAAGTCGAGCTCCTCCTGCGCGGCCTGGTCGAGGCCGCCCTCCGCTATGGCCTTCAGCGCGTGGGCGTCCAGGGTGGCCGCATGGATGCGGCGCAGTGCGTCGAAGAAGACCGCGTCGTCGGGTTCGGCGCCGAAGACGAGGCGGCCGGGCCGTTCGGGGAGTCCGCGCTCCGGGGTCCAGCGGTAGAGGAAGCGTTCCACCAGGAGTTCGTAGCCGGCCGCCCGGGCGGCGGCGAAGCGCGTCTGGGCGGCGGCGGTCAGGTCGGGGTGGTCGCGCCAGTCGCCGGGGAGGTTGATTTCGAGCTCGACCTGCCAGGGTGCGGAGCGCAGGAGTTCGGCCCCCGCCTCCACCTCGCCCTCGGCGACGTCGAACCAGTTGACGTTGACGGGTGCCTCGTCGTCGGTGCCGCCCCACCAGGCGCCGCGGGCGACGACCGTGCCGTCGCGCAGGGCCACCCGCTTCCAGTCGGGGCGGTGCGTGGTGCGCTCGTGGGCGGCACGGGCGTTCAGCGGATCGGGGTGTGCGTCGAACAGCTGGGCGTCGCTCTCGTCGAGCGCGCGGATGACCAGATCGGTCATGGATTCCTCCGGGACGTGTACTGCGTGGTGCACTCCCGGCCTCGGATCAGACGAACCACATCGGGGTAACGAGGAGGGAGCGCTGGATGGTTGTGAACTGCACGGCACTCGCCTCCTTCCGTTCGTCTCGCGCGACGTGGTCCGGAGTCGGACGATACTTGATCACCGGCAGGCCGTCCACGCACATTTAGGGCTCCTGGGGCTTGTGACTCGTCTCGTCAGAGGTCGATGCGGTGCTCGGCAGCGGATGGGTCATCGGCGGAGCCGTAGCGCAGGACAACGTGCGCCGGCCGGAACGGCAGGTCGTTCAGGATGGGTGCCATGACAGCGAAGAGTGCGTCGGCGTCCGGTCCGTCGGCGTAGAGGACCACCTCACCGCCTCCGTACTCGTTTCCGTCGAACTCGCCGACGTCAGCTTGCTCGATCACGTCGGTCAGCAGGGACTGGGCCTGGCGGACGACCTCCCGTTGGCTTGGCTCGCCAAGGCCAGCGTCGGCCAGTCGATAGCGAGCGATGACGGCATGCTCGACGTCGGTTTCTGCTTCGTCTGTTTCGGCCATGCGGGAAACGATCTCATCCCGGACCGACACCGGCTCTCCGGAACACGGTCCTGGGTGATCGTGGGCTTGGCAGGCTTGTCGGTCGGGTTCTTGCGGCGCTTGTTCGGGCGGTAGCCGCGGTACGCGGTGACCGGTGGCGTGTGGAGGGACGAGGACCGGTGCGGGTTGTGCATCCGCTTCGGGCAGCCCGCACACGTCGAGTCCCTCACCTGTGCGCCTGCAGTCCGGTTCGCGGCGAAGGGTCCGCCGCCGCCCCGACCGCGCCCCGGCGGGCCTACGCGCAACAGCCGCACACCGTGTGAAGATCACTTAATCGATGCCGGAGTTGAGGAGGGGGCGCATGGCCGCTGTGGTACTCGTCCACGGCCTGTATCACCGTCCTGAGCACTTTGCCGAAGTGGCGGAGCAGGTGAGGGCTTCCGGAACCGAGGTCGTGGTTCCCGAGCTCCACCGGGGTTCGTTGCTCGCCGATACCGCCGCGGTCCAGGCCGCCGTCGACGCGCTGCGGGAGCCTGCGATCCTGCTCGGCCACTCCTACGGCGGTTCGGTGATCACCGGGGTGAGCGGAGCAGGGCACTTGGTGTACCTGGCGGCCTTCGTGCCGGATGCCGGTGAGAGCGCGGCCGGTCTGGGTGGGGCGTCCTCGCGGCTCAAGGCGGCGATCCGCCCCGGGCCCGGTGGCTCGACCAGTCTGTGCCCCGATCTGGCTACCGCCGCCCTCTACGACGACTGTCCCGAACCGTTCGCCGCCCGCGCGGTCGACCTCCTGCGGGCCCAAGCACCCGGCTGTGGGCGAGGAGTTCCGGAGCGCCAGAGTTGGAAGGACACCCCCTCCACCTACGTGGTCTGCGCCCGGGACCGGGCCGTCGACCCGGGCCTACAGCGGAGGATGGCCTCGCGCTGCACCGACGTGCGCGAGTGGCAGACCGGCCACTCGCCCTTCGTGGGACGGCCCCGGCTCGTCGTCGGACTCCTGCGGGAACTGCTCGCATCCGACTTCTGGCGCAATGCGCACACATGAGACCGCGGTGCCGTGAATTCGGATGGCCTGCGGGGCGTTGACCTGCGACCATCTGCGCATGCTCATCCTTGCCGACGATCTCGGCCACCTCTCCTACAGCGTCACCGGCGACGGTCCGCCCGTGGTGCTCGTACACGCCGGCGTCGCGGACCACACCATGTGGGACGCGGTCGTACCCGCCCTCGCGGAGCAGAACACCGTCATCCGGTACGACCTGCGCGGCTTCGGCGAGTCCGCGCCCCCGACCGGGCCGTTCGCCGAGACCGACGACCTGTGCCGGCTCCTGGACCACCTCGGTCACGAGAGCGTCCGGCTCGTCGGCGCGTCCTGGGGCGGCCGGGTGGCCGTGAACTTCGCCCTCGCCCACCCCGGCCGGGTCCAGTCCCTGACGCTGCTCTCCCCGCCGTGGCCCGGCTACGACTGGTCGGCGGACATGGTGGCTTACGACGAGGCCGAGACGGCGGCCCTGGCTTCGGGCGACCTGGACGGCGCGGTCGGCGTGAACCTGGACATGTGGCTGCGCGGGCCCGGCCGCGGCTGGGAGGACGTCGCTCCGGGGCTGGCCGAACGGCTCCGTACCCCCGTACGGACGTCGCTGGTGAACCAGGAGGCGGTCGGGGAACACTCCCGGGGTGGCCCGGCGGGCGACATCACGACGATCGCCGTTCCCACACTGGTCGGGATCGGTCTGCTCGACGTCGCCGACTTCCAGGACATCGCCCGCCGGTACGCCGCCGAGATCCCCGGCGCCGCTCTGGTCGAGTTCCCCGCTGCGGCCCACCTCATCGCACTCGACGCCCCCACCGAACTCGTCGCGGCGCTGCGGCCGTTCCTCGCCCGCTGACGCGGGGACGCGGACGGGTCGAAACCCAAGTGCCGTCGGGCCCCGGGGCGGTGCAGGATCTACCCATGGACAACGTGCACAACATGGACGACAAGGTCGTGGCACGGCTCGCGGAGGCACTGTCGTCAGGTGCTCTGGTCCGCGTCCACCGGTCGGCGATCCGGGGCGCGGACCGGCTCGACGGTTTCGTCGTGGGCACGAGCGCGGCGTGGACGCTGATGGCCCTGTGCAGTGACGTCCAGCTCGACGGTTGGGCGGCGGTACGCACCGCGGACGTCACCAAGGTCGGGTGGCGGGGCGGCATGGACTGCCTCACCGTCCGGGCACTGCGGCGCCGTGGGCGCTGGCCGGCCCGGGCGCCCGAGCCGGAACTCGCCCTAAACGGACTGGCGGACCTGGCGGAGGGCGCCTCCCGGGCCTTCGGGCTGGTCTCCCTGCACGTCGAGCGGGACGCGCCGGATTCCT
Protein-coding sequences here:
- a CDS encoding LodA/GoxA family CTQ-dependent oxidase, with the protein product MAERPEVSDGPAQPPPRDCVNEPIAGIVAEFVGERMGDRVAQGQDPLLRPVFAKFHGAARGVLTVAPDLPPELRIGFLEAAADQGGLTAWVRVSSDTQPERPDLRRTVGWGIKLFGVPGPKLLQDDTRADTQDLVLQNHDVFFVDTARDMCEFQLDPAVYQQQHPLTRQILTDMRKPVESTLTSTYWGVLPYSFGPDRHVKYKLAPAGCADGDPRATPPDEDPSFLRGDLHHRLAAGPAAFDLLLQFRTDPDRMPLDRATVRWEEGESAPVKVATLTLHQQDTTARGQEEYGDNLAFNPWHGLSEHRPVGSIAEARKVVYHAAAARRRDANGTPAAEPGPARPAGTEPHGRDTRIVRAAVHPAIGVARVGDSAEEFFLAPEVDGAPPPATGTYKDARGALKRQAVRFRVYGYNAAGEAVAELTADNADLRWTVEVANKKAAWYQFQLALDIPEAAQAPATTLRNLTTVPAGERHRLAITPGRRSIRGRDRAGKPEYAFDSGTFLGHPVYLGELRTDGAGRLLFLGGRGVSASYPTAQATHFANNDGWHDDTCDGPVTAQVRIDGRDVPVDPAWVVVAPPNFAPELKSVRTMYDLMYDTFVGAGMLAPPERVSFTHDVLPVLRRLCELQWVNRGIAALFGHGGREHFLAPERLAELAGHGARRDELRRQIWAMMRDPDRDGLSPVPWPPIYGDSMSVRPVSARQHLALSPLQYGMLARWAAGDFDADHDPRAAPPAALDGLPLAQRPAALDRAALSYCLADAFHPGCELTWPMRHATLYSAPFRVRHRDPARPEPDYGSTLTPQTALGLDGPVYAQEPGGLTRWMAVPWQTDTARCRSGYYLGFGPRYDPYLPTFWPARVPNHVLTEENYRTAIDPAADPEDRRTAFEDRAVWDRWLPSDRIAQMNAMVKDFGKLGIVARREGPAADDGSDSGSSDGSSDGSGPSDVVSLPATMLVESEVSFHPEQAPPPLRNLVCLHVPEAADPAVREEAVAAAIAAAGRPDGEVLAGYFEKVARFPEAP
- a CDS encoding tryptophan 7-halogenase is translated as MTARTGPVPLTGRFEAVVAGGGPAGAVAALVLARAGRHVLLVDGGPSGAASAAFTIGETLPPAARPLLHDLGLSSAFASDAHLSCPGTEASWGSVQLHGHSHLFDPHGHGWHLDRARFDASLREAAVAAGALIRRAVVIGHCSAVGEQHLLVRERGGSVREVRSRWVVDATGRRALIGRRLARRRRQDRLVAAFALLGACGADGHPGDLELRTLVEAVPEGWWYTARVPAGRVVAHLTDADLAPAGLRTADGFRCAAARTRHVRDRLSGYDPADSPAPHWTAAHGLRLSPPVGPGWVAAGDAAIAFDPLSSQGILTALHAGARAGRAVDRCLAGDTGALASYVSFLDGVADAYHHHHAQSYAEERRWPAHPFWRRRNGWRH
- a CDS encoding 2'-5' RNA ligase family protein; translated protein: MAEDNTHAFQAGQTGLIVRIPEAEPSVRRWRERLDPSARAGVPAHVTVLFPFLHESRVDGLVHCALADVLGRQPAFDLRFEKCGRLPDVLYLVPEPDTQLRRLTEAIAGRWPEAPPYGGRFAEVVPHLTIAQGQEDSLLEEIETDLAVRLPFTSRVSSVELMVHDGTKWQERASFALGERRRP
- the zwf gene encoding glucose-6-phosphate dehydrogenase; amino-acid sequence: MTEPTQSAQATRSVQAAESIPSDHVIVLFGATGDLARRKLLPGLFHLAKAGLMPPRYRIVGSAPAAEALSDQDFRSHARQAVAEFGRSRPEGPVWQEFESALSFGAADPEAPEPLVAAVRAAEQAVGGTPRRLFHLAVPPVAFTSMVELLGATGLAQDARVIVEKPFGTDLASARALNAAIHAVFDESRVFRIDHFLGKEAVDNILALRFANGLFEPLWNREHISHVQIDVPEQIDIQGRAHFFEGTGTFRDMIVTHLFQLLGFVAMEPPVVLDAQSLRDEQVKVFRSLRPLDPGHVVRGQYTGYRAVPGVDPASDTETFAALRVEIDNWRWAGVPFLLRSGKALAEGRHVVTLGLREPVLGMFPLNARAAVDGRGNELVIDFADPGSITARFLVKEPGPSMCLAEADMVFGYRSSFTADNSLEGYEHLLLEAMLGDQSFFTRSDGIERLWEVSAPLLDAPPPVEPYAPGTWGPDSIDALVAPHRWHLPDRR
- a CDS encoding GNAT family N-acetyltransferase, with product MTDLVIRALDESDAQLFDAHPDPLNARAAHERTTHRPDWKRVALRDGTVVARGAWWGGTDDEAPVNVNWFDVAEGEVEAGAELLRSAPWQVELEINLPGDWRDHPDLTAAAQTRFAAARAAGYELLVERFLYRWTPERGLPERPGRLVFGAEPDDAVFFDALRRIHAATLDAHALKAIAEGGLDQAAQEELDFFHWCPSPREWWQVARTPDGDLAGIHIPAHNPSGPTIGFIGVLPEHRGRGYAYDLLAECTHFLVEHGAEAVTGATDRGNFPMAANFAKAGFPVVRERINFHPAAPYAK
- a CDS encoding alpha/beta fold hydrolase, which produces MAAVVLVHGLYHRPEHFAEVAEQVRASGTEVVVPELHRGSLLADTAAVQAAVDALREPAILLGHSYGGSVITGVSGAGHLVYLAAFVPDAGESAAGLGGASSRLKAAIRPGPGGSTSLCPDLATAALYDDCPEPFAARAVDLLRAQAPGCGRGVPERQSWKDTPSTYVVCARDRAVDPGLQRRMASRCTDVREWQTGHSPFVGRPRLVVGLLRELLASDFWRNAHT
- a CDS encoding alpha/beta fold hydrolase, which translates into the protein MLILADDLGHLSYSVTGDGPPVVLVHAGVADHTMWDAVVPALAEQNTVIRYDLRGFGESAPPTGPFAETDDLCRLLDHLGHESVRLVGASWGGRVAVNFALAHPGRVQSLTLLSPPWPGYDWSADMVAYDEAETAALASGDLDGAVGVNLDMWLRGPGRGWEDVAPGLAERLRTPVRTSLVNQEAVGEHSRGGPAGDITTIAVPTLVGIGLLDVADFQDIARRYAAEIPGAALVEFPAAAHLIALDAPTELVAALRPFLAR